The Sesamum indicum cultivar Zhongzhi No. 13 linkage group LG6, S_indicum_v1.0, whole genome shotgun sequence genome has a segment encoding these proteins:
- the LOC105163698 gene encoding uncharacterized protein LOC105163698, with product MASAVCMAVGFVKASSTAEIRKQIGDHHRDVERVNVSRVSAEEIARNRSVLIVGGTGVAGSNTAVALNKLCPHLRVVVGGRNRQKGDKVVATLGENSEFSQVDIGDVRSLKAAMKDVDLVVNAAGPFDYMECNVLEAAIQSKTAYIDVSDSKRFAQRAKTYKNKAMAAGVPAITTCGINPGVSNLMAAVLVHNAQRESRGQLESLRFNYYTCGSGGTGRGVLATSFFLLGDEAVTYHKGEKVKFSPYSSMLNIDFGEGIGKQDAFLLNLPEVESAHEVLQVPTVSGRFGTGPFFWNWTLSAITRLVPTNFLRDQRIVQMLVQFSYPLIRAVDVITGEIMSIKVDLECSDGYNTTAIFSHKRLSEAAGVATAAFALAVLEGSTKPGVWYPEEPEGISIEARETLLRRVADGAINSVITKSFCRRK from the exons atggCATCTGCAGTTTGCATGGCGGTTGGGTTTGTGAAGGCAAGTAGTACTGCAGAAATTAGGAAACAGATTGGAGATCATCATCGTGATGTGGAGAGAGTTAATGTAAGTAGGGTGTCGGCGGAAGAAATTGCACGGAATCGGAGTGTTTTGATAGTAGGTGGAACCGGCGTGGCCGGCAGCAACACCGCCGTTGCACTCAACAAACTCTGCCCTCACCTTCGCGTTGTCGTCGGAGGCCGTAACAg GCAGAAGGGTGATAAAGTTGTGGCAACCTTGGGTGAGAATTCAGAGTTTTCTCAAGTTGACATTGGAGATGTCAGATCTTTAAAAGCAGCAATGAAAG ATGTGGACCTTGTTGTTAATGCAGCCGGTCCATTCGACTATATGGAGTGCAATGTGTTGGAAGCTGCAATCCAGTCCAAG ACAGCATATATTGACGTGAGTGACAGTAAAAGATTTGCGCAACGTGCAAAAACCTACAAGAACAAGGCAATGGCTGCAGGTGTTCCGGCCATTACAACTTGTGGAATCAACCCCGGAGTTAGCAATT TGATGGCAGCCGTGCTCGTCCACAATGCACAAAGGGAAAGCAGAGGTCAACTTGAGAGCCTAAG ATTCAACTATTACACTTGTGGAAGTGGCGGCACTGGCAGGGGAGTACTGGCCAcaagcttttttcttttgggagACGAAGCAGTTACGTACCATAAAG GAGAAAAAGTGAAGTTCAGTCCTTACAGCAGTATGCTCAACATCGACTTTGGAGAAGGCATTGGCAAGCAAGACGCTTTTCTTTT GAATTTGCCTGAGGTGGAAAGTGCGCATGAGGTTCTACAAGTACCAACTGTCAGTGGTCGGTTTGGAACTGGACCATTCTTCTGGAACTGGACGCTTTCAGCTATAACTCGTCTCGTTCCGACT AATTTTCTTAGGGACCAAAGAATCGTTCAGATGTTAGTGCAGTTTTCTTATCCACTTATTCGTGCAGTAGATGTGATAACTGGTGAGATCATGTCAATAAAG GTTGATTTGGAGTGTTCCGATGGATATAATACAACAGCTATTTTCAGCCACAAAAGACTATCAGA AGCTGCCGGAGTTGCGACAGCTGCATTCGCACTTGCTGTTCTTGAGGGAAGCACAAAGCCGGGAGTTTGGTATCCTGAAGAG CCGGAAGGAATTTCCATTGAGGCTAGGGAAACTCTTCTCAGACGTGTAGCAGACGGAGCAATCAATTCCGTTATAACCAA GTCATTTTGCAGAAGGAAGTAG